DNA sequence from the Maribacter dokdonensis DSW-8 genome:
GAACAGTTATTGTGGTTTGGCCCTGCAAGGCAACTTCTTGCGTTGTAAAGCCCAAATAAGATACCTCCAATACAGCATCGCTCTTAACATCAATTGTGAAGTTACCATCAAAATCTGTTGTGACCCCGTTTAAAGTTCCCTTTTCAAGTACCGTAGCACCAACCAATGGAACACCACCCTGATCGGTAACCGTACCATTAACGGTCAAAAACTCAACCTCTACCACTCTTTTGAAAACCTTTGGTTTTACGGTAATAGAAATAGTGTTATTAATCCTTCTAAAGGTTAAATTGGCATCTTTGGCCATTAGCTCTAAAACGGATCGTAAAGACACGCTTTCATAAGCTACACTATAGGTATTCTTAAGCTTACCTACTTTGCGATCGTACACAAAATTAAAATTTGTCTGATCTTCGATATTGGTTAAAATATCCAATACCGTAGCGCCTTCAACGGCGATATCCACTTTGTAATTTTCTAATTTTTGGCCCCTAAGGTCAGCTGCAAGTATGGGATTCAGCATCGCCATGATCATAAGGAGACAAAACGTATTGAATGTCAACTTGATAAATTGTTTATTAGTTAGCAAATTCATAATTTCACATAATGTTTAATGGTTGTTTTTTATAAATAATCTTTGAATAATTGACAGCCTGTTTAGCTCGCCAAAGTGTTACAGGCTGTCTACTTTTTTAGGTTTAGGTCTACATCATAATTGGTTTTTGGTTTGTTAGTCATTATCTCTACATTTTCCTTTGATCAGAATAGTACTGTTCTTCAAGGGTTGAAAAGACAAACCCTTTTTCACATAAGTGATACTTTCTAAAACATTGGACAAACTTTCATTATTGAACGAAGCGGTAATATGGCAATCTAACGGCGTATCATCATGAATTACAAAAGTTACTCCGTACCACTTCTCTAAAACATCAAGTGCCTCTTTCATTGTTATATCATTCAGCGTTAAAAGTCCTTTTTGCCAATTGATCAAATTATTGGTATCAACATCGTTTTTTGAAATACTATCAGAATTTTTATGAAATACGCCCTGTTCATTGGGCAGTAAGAACACCGTATTATCCTTAGCTCCAATTTGCACTTTACCCGTAGCAACGGTTACCAAAATATCATTGCTTTTAGGGTAGGCATTAATATTGAATGATGTGCCCAAAACCGTAGTGCTTAAATCTCCGGATTTTATGATAAAAGGTTTGGTCTTATCTTTTGCCACATTAAAAAAGGCCTCGCCCACTAAGGTGACCTCCCTGGTGTTGCCCAAAAATTTCTCTGGAAATGAAATTGTACTTCCCGAATTCAATTTTATCTCTGTACCATCAGCTAACACAAAATCTTTTCGTTGACCCCATTCTGTAGTTTCAACTATTTGTGATACAGTAACCGTCTTTTTATTTTCTGTATTTAACCCTAAATATGTTAAAACCCCTAGGTTGATTATTATCGCAATAGCTGCAGCAACTTTCACCCAAGATTTATCCGACTTTCTATTTTGCTTGTCATGTATTCTCTTCAGCAGTTTTTTCCCTACCTGTTTTCTATGATCATCATTTTTAAATACATGACCTTCTTTATTAAGCATTAGAGAAGCATCAAACTTTTCTAAAAGTTTTTCTTCTGTAGTTGTAATTGTACCATTTAGGTACTTGTTCATGAGTATTTTTACTTCTTTTTCGGTCATTATACTATTGTTACAATCACAAGTACCATAACCTAAGGGGCACGCACACTCCAAAAAGCAGGCTTAATGGTTACTTAACAAAACAACGGTGTGCTTAACTTTTAGATAATGAAAAGGAAACTAAAGAAAGAAAAACAAGGTTTTTGCCACGGCAAGTTCTTTTCGCAATTGGCGTAAGGCAAAAGAAATTTGGTTCTCTACGGAACGTTGGGAAATATCCAATTTATGGGCAATCTCCTTATTGTCGATATTATTTATACGACTAAGTCTAAAAATTACCTGACATCTTTTTGGAAGGTGAGAGATGACACTATTTATTCTGGTAGATAATTCAATGACATCATCATTTTGATCCACATCTGATGCTACAGACAATGTATGTGCAACCTCTAACTGAATCTTATTGAATTTTTGATTGCGTAAATGATTGTAACATTTATTACGAATAGATTTATATAGGTAAGATTTTAAAAACTTGACATCCAAATCTTGTCTTCGTTGCCAAAAATCTACCCAAATATCCTGCACCACATCTTGGGCTAGACTGTCATTCATGAGTATAGAACAAGCGTAGGAATACATTGGATCCCATAACTCTGTAAACAATATATTGAATGCTTTTTGGTCCGACTTTTTTACACGCAAAACCAAATTTTCAATACTACCGTTATCTATTCCCTCCACTTTCATAGTTCACAAATCTCCTATAAATTAATTGAAGTGATATTATAACATTGTAAACATTAGGTAAAATGATCTCTTTAACCTAATGAGCGGATAGTGCTCTGCAAATTACTTTTTAACAGCAATTTTCAACACCTTTAATAATTTATCAAAAATTTCATTGTTCTCGTACACCCCTTGAAATTCCTGAGACATGGGACCGTAAGCAAAAACAGGAACCATAGTGCCGGTATGGTCATGAGTGGTAAAATCCGCCTCAATCTCATGCCTAACAACATTACCTTGCGGTATGGTCAACCCGCCAGTTTCGTGATCAGCTGTAACCACTACCAAGGTGTTACCATCTTCATCTGCAAACTTTATAGCCTCTGATACCGCCCTATCAAAAGAGATACTTTCCGTAACAACACCTTTTATATCATTGGCATGACCATAACTATCAATCTTTGCACCTTCTACCATTAAGAAAAAAGGCTTCTCTTTATTCAAATATGAAATTCCATTCTTGGTGGCCAAAGCCAATTTTTGGACATTTGATTCGGTCACGTTTTCATTGGAATGATCAAACCAAGCTCCTATTTTTTCATCTACACTTGCGCCTATAGTGTTTATATCGGTTTTCATTACAAAACCGGCATCTTCAATATGCTTTACCGTTTTTGTTGGCTGAGAGATAAACAGTTTTAATTTAGAGATTTTTAAGTCAGAGGCTATTTCTGCCACCATACCCCTATCCGTTCTATGCGCATAAAAAGAAGAAGGTGTTGCCCCAGTAATTTCATCAGTAGTAATGACCCCTGTATAAAAACCTTTTTCAGATAATATTTCTGTGAGATTGAGAATAGTCGCACCTTTCTTATTAGTACCTATTGCCCTATTATTTGTTTTTTGCCCTGTAGCTATCGCTGTACCTGCACCCGCAGAATCTGTGGTAAAATCATCTGCAGATTGTGTTTTAATAAAACCTATACTTTTTAATTGCGTTAAAGACAATTCTCCATTATTTGCTAAAACAGTAGACGATATCTGCGTTAACCCATTACCGTCACCTATCATTAGAATAATATTCTTTGGAACCCTTTTTGCTTGATCTACTTTAAAATTTGGATAATACACTTTAGAAAAAACAGAATTTTGCACTACTCTGTCTTTTAAGGAAGTAACATATGTAACACATTCATTGGGCATATCCGTATTTATATAATCTACACCCATGTCTACAAAAGCCTTCCAAGCAGATTTTGAATCTGGTGTTGCCCAAAAACGAAAAGGTTTATTTAAAGCATGTGCCTTGTCAATAGCTTCAGTAACACTTATAAAGTCCTGAGAAGTAAGTCTACCTTTACCGTTCCATTCAGAATAGTTTTTAAAACTTAAACTTATCAACGCAATTTTTTTAAGCACTTCAGTATTGTTTACAGGCTGCAAACTCTGATAATCAAAGAAAATAAAATCAGGATAATCAATATATTCTTTCAAATCTGGGCGGTTACCCGAGATAACAATTTTTACATTATCGGCGTTAATGATTGC
Encoded proteins:
- a CDS encoding FecR family protein — translated: MTEKEVKILMNKYLNGTITTTEEKLLEKFDASLMLNKEGHVFKNDDHRKQVGKKLLKRIHDKQNRKSDKSWVKVAAAIAIIINLGVLTYLGLNTENKKTVTVSQIVETTEWGQRKDFVLADGTEIKLNSGSTISFPEKFLGNTREVTLVGEAFFNVAKDKTKPFIIKSGDLSTTVLGTSFNINAYPKSNDILVTVATGKVQIGAKDNTVFLLPNEQGVFHKNSDSISKNDVDTNNLINWQKGLLTLNDITMKEALDVLEKWYGVTFVIHDDTPLDCHITASFNNESLSNVLESITYVKKGLSFQPLKNSTILIKGKCRDND
- a CDS encoding RNA polymerase sigma-70 factor, with translation MKVEGIDNGSIENLVLRVKKSDQKAFNILFTELWDPMYSYACSILMNDSLAQDVVQDIWVDFWQRRQDLDVKFLKSYLYKSIRNKCYNHLRNQKFNKIQLEVAHTLSVASDVDQNDDVIELSTRINSVISHLPKRCQVIFRLSRINNIDNKEIAHKLDISQRSVENQISFALRQLRKELAVAKTLFFFL
- a CDS encoding alkaline phosphatase; the protein is MRLLKLPIVCLLFISVYAGYTQEFKVHSHNDYKQNIPFWKALGAEVQSVEVDVFYKDGKLLVAHEQNEIQENSTLARLYLNPLQEAIALGLLNNKSLQLLIDVKSNAHKTLNAIVAELKEYPAIINADNVKIVISGNRPDLKEYIDYPDFIFFDYQSLQPVNNTEVLKKIALISLSFKNYSEWNGKGRLTSQDFISVTEAIDKAHALNKPFRFWATPDSKSAWKAFVDMGVDYINTDMPNECVTYVTSLKDRVVQNSVFSKVYYPNFKVDQAKRVPKNIILMIGDGNGLTQISSTVLANNGELSLTQLKSIGFIKTQSADDFTTDSAGAGTAIATGQKTNNRAIGTNKKGATILNLTEILSEKGFYTGVITTDEITGATPSSFYAHRTDRGMVAEIASDLKISKLKLFISQPTKTVKHIEDAGFVMKTDINTIGASVDEKIGAWFDHSNENVTESNVQKLALATKNGISYLNKEKPFFLMVEGAKIDSYGHANDIKGVVTESISFDRAVSEAIKFADEDGNTLVVVTADHETGGLTIPQGNVVRHEIEADFTTHDHTGTMVPVFAYGPMSQEFQGVYENNEIFDKLLKVLKIAVKK